The following are from one region of the Paraglaciecola sp. L1A13 genome:
- a CDS encoding ATP-binding cassette domain-containing protein, whose protein sequence is MIEIVGLAKKFSVENPKKLSEQERQDPRLKGRFFHSVVEVSFTCQQGEVLGLLGPNGAGKTTTLRMLSTALKPDSGHININGSDVLENPVMARKKIGFLSGSTGLYGRLSGRENIEYFAKLHGMKKIQIATRIEELADLLDMHTFLDRRSENFSTGMKQKVAIARAVVHKPEVVILDEPTTGLDIMATQTVLNFIRSLKEQGTPVIFSTHHLDEVRELCDRVTVIDQGVSKFDGPLSQFTQLADGSLHDAFLASIK, encoded by the coding sequence ATGATCGAAATAGTTGGCTTAGCTAAAAAGTTTTCCGTGGAAAACCCGAAGAAACTCAGTGAGCAAGAACGACAAGATCCGCGTTTAAAAGGGCGCTTTTTTCACTCTGTCGTTGAGGTATCTTTTACCTGTCAGCAAGGTGAAGTCCTTGGGCTACTGGGTCCTAACGGAGCGGGTAAAACGACCACATTACGAATGTTATCCACCGCGCTTAAACCTGACAGTGGTCATATCAACATTAATGGCTCAGATGTATTAGAAAACCCTGTTATGGCGCGCAAAAAAATCGGGTTTTTGTCCGGCTCAACAGGTTTATATGGGCGGTTATCGGGACGTGAAAATATTGAATATTTTGCCAAGCTGCACGGCATGAAAAAAATCCAGATTGCAACACGGATCGAGGAGCTCGCCGATTTACTCGATATGCATACTTTTTTAGACCGCCGAAGTGAAAACTTTTCTACTGGAATGAAGCAAAAGGTGGCAATAGCTCGGGCAGTTGTTCACAAGCCTGAAGTGGTTATTTTAGATGAGCCAACAACGGGTCTTGATATAATGGCAACACAGACGGTATTGAATTTTATTCGTAGTTTGAAAGAACAAGGTACGCCCGTTATATTTTCCACCCACCATTTAGATGAAGTGCGCGAGTTGTGCGACCGCGTGACCGTTATTGATCAAGGGGTCAGTAAATTTGATGGCCCATTGAGTCAATTTACTCAATTAGCCGATGGCTCATTGCACGATGCCTTTTTAGCCAGCATCAAATAG
- a CDS encoding YIP1 family protein yields MGTQLNPLSACIGVLTQPSATFFVLKKQHNWSWLAFLLVMVAAILPMYYYFHVVDFQWYKESIIASQFSNVSPSEQQSARGLLEATRGIIGTVITPFIMMLTLVSIIAGYLNITTKIDPQNINSYGDWFGFSWWVLMPSCVGALLSLGILFFATDGQISFDAISPSALSFIFAIPPTSSWFGLASSIKLETFWTMYLIFIGLSQWVELSRQRAIIIAFTPCLVIWLSWALLLLF; encoded by the coding sequence ATGGGCACTCAACTCAACCCGTTATCAGCCTGTATTGGCGTACTTACCCAACCTAGCGCGACCTTTTTCGTATTGAAAAAACAGCATAATTGGTCGTGGTTGGCATTTTTACTGGTCATGGTGGCTGCCATATTGCCTATGTATTACTACTTTCACGTGGTGGATTTTCAATGGTACAAAGAGAGTATCATTGCCAGCCAATTTTCTAATGTGAGCCCCAGTGAACAGCAAAGTGCACGAGGCTTGTTGGAAGCAACTCGGGGTATCATTGGCACCGTAATCACCCCTTTTATTATGATGTTAACACTGGTATCGATCATCGCCGGTTATCTGAATATCACCACAAAAATTGATCCACAAAATATTAATAGCTACGGTGACTGGTTCGGTTTTTCTTGGTGGGTACTAATGCCGTCCTGTGTGGGCGCATTACTTAGTCTAGGGATTTTATTTTTTGCGACAGACGGGCAAATAAGCTTTGATGCAATATCGCCAAGCGCATTATCTTTTATATTTGCCATACCGCCTACCTCTTCTTGGTTTGGGCTGGCAAGCAGTATTAAACTTGAAACGTTTTGGACTATGTACCTGATCTTTATTGGTCTATCACAGTGGGTTGAGCTATCACGGCAACGTGCGATAATCATTGCGTTTACGCCTTGCTTGGTTATTTGGCTAAGTTGGGCATTGTTACTGTTGTTTTAA
- a CDS encoding DUF3025 domain-containing protein, whose translation MPPIILLATNFVCLFMSLPWNKPFTLQLSCEPIAHLDTQFSISNMPTWPNAQGLNLLKTQQSIAQISTPGFVCQDMLAPSDNYYEQIINKHAQIPTRANSWHDLFNGLVWLQYPKTKKLLNKLHVHDIERFGLSPRTPQRNHITHFDECGVLLLIEGDKGKSVTGLLTEHKWYEALHNARSAWGISIHARMFGHANYEMLLDPFIGLTGKWLAIEVEKGFSLLSIAQQNAEVDERLSAAITNTELFKQPKPLFPLPLLGLPGWSELNQEPQFYLNREYFRPKRPSK comes from the coding sequence ATGCCACCCATCATCCTACTAGCAACGAATTTTGTTTGTCTTTTTATGTCTTTACCTTGGAATAAACCCTTTACACTGCAACTGTCGTGCGAACCCATAGCGCATCTAGATACTCAATTTTCAATATCAAATATGCCAACCTGGCCCAATGCACAGGGCTTAAACCTATTGAAGACACAACAGTCGATAGCGCAAATAAGTACCCCTGGATTCGTGTGCCAAGATATGCTTGCCCCCAGTGATAATTATTATGAACAAATTATCAATAAGCATGCACAAATACCCACCAGGGCTAACAGCTGGCATGATTTGTTCAATGGTTTAGTGTGGTTGCAATACCCAAAAACGAAAAAACTGCTAAATAAGCTGCACGTGCATGATATTGAACGGTTTGGCCTCAGCCCACGCACGCCCCAGCGCAATCACATTACGCACTTCGATGAGTGTGGTGTGTTGTTATTGATTGAGGGTGATAAAGGTAAATCCGTTACTGGCTTACTGACAGAGCATAAATGGTATGAAGCGCTGCATAATGCACGAAGCGCATGGGGGATATCCATTCACGCGCGTATGTTTGGTCATGCTAACTATGAAATGTTGCTTGACCCCTTTATAGGGTTAACAGGGAAGTGGTTAGCCATCGAAGTAGAAAAGGGCTTTTCATTGTTAAGTATCGCACAGCAAAACGCTGAGGTTGATGAGCGCTTGAGCGCGGCAATCACAAACACTGAATTGTTTAAACAGCCAAAGCCTTTATTTCCATTACCATTGTTGGGCCTGCCTGGTTGGAGTGAGCTAAATCAAGAGCCGCAGTTTTATCTTAATCGGGAATACTTTCGCCCCAAGCGCCCGAGCAAGTAA